One Serpentinicella alkaliphila DNA segment encodes these proteins:
- a CDS encoding UDP-N-acetylglucosamine 1-carboxyvinyltransferase, which produces MEKLIIKGGQKLKGIVDISGFKNAAVALIPATVLAGETCILENLPDISDVKYLAEMLKSLGAKVNKIDAHTLEINTTNMKECYADYEMARHLRASYYFLGAALGRFKKAQVSYPGGCCIGNRPIDQHIKGFEAMGATITVEHGMISVEADKLVGAEIYMDVVSVGATINIMLAATMAEGQTVIENAAKEPHIVDVANFLNCMGADIRGAGTDVIKIRGVNKLKGCRHSVIPDQIEAGTYMIAAAATKGDVVINNVIPKHLEAITAKLREMNVEIIENDDSIRVIGTKPLKNINVKTLVYPGFPTDLQQPMSSLLSVAKGTGIITETIFEGRFKHVDELKRMGANIKVEGRVAVIQGVKKLMGASVAATDLRAGAALIIAALIAEGETEIENIHYVDRGYEGIIDKLTTLGAVARRVK; this is translated from the coding sequence ATGGAAAAACTAATAATAAAGGGTGGACAAAAGTTAAAGGGTATAGTTGATATTAGCGGGTTTAAAAACGCTGCAGTTGCTCTGATTCCTGCAACTGTTTTAGCAGGAGAAACCTGCATTTTGGAGAATCTTCCAGATATAAGTGATGTAAAGTATTTAGCGGAGATGTTAAAAAGTCTAGGGGCTAAAGTAAATAAAATAGATGCTCATACATTAGAGATTAATACTACGAATATGAAAGAGTGTTATGCAGACTATGAAATGGCTAGACATCTTAGGGCATCATATTACTTTTTAGGGGCGGCTTTAGGCCGGTTTAAGAAAGCCCAGGTTTCATACCCTGGTGGTTGTTGTATTGGTAATAGACCTATAGATCAGCATATAAAAGGTTTTGAGGCTATGGGTGCAACTATTACAGTTGAGCACGGGATGATATCTGTTGAGGCAGATAAACTAGTGGGCGCTGAAATTTACATGGACGTTGTAAGTGTTGGGGCAACAATCAATATAATGCTGGCGGCGACAATGGCGGAGGGACAGACTGTTATTGAAAATGCAGCTAAGGAACCACACATAGTTGATGTGGCTAACTTTTTAAATTGTATGGGAGCGGATATAAGAGGGGCTGGAACAGACGTAATTAAAATCCGTGGAGTTAACAAGTTAAAGGGGTGTAGGCATTCTGTTATACCAGACCAGATAGAAGCAGGAACTTATATGATCGCAGCAGCAGCAACTAAGGGCGATGTAGTAATAAATAATGTCATACCAAAACACTTAGAAGCCATTACAGCAAAGCTAAGGGAAATGAATGTTGAAATTATAGAAAATGATGATAGTATAAGAGTTATAGGGACTAAACCATTAAAAAACATAAATGTTAAAACTTTAGTATACCCCGGGTTTCCAACAGATTTACAGCAACCGATGAGTAGTCTGCTATCAGTTGCAAAAGGCACTGGTATAATTACTGAAACGATTTTTGAAGGAAGATTTAAGCACGTTGATGAGCTAAAAAGAATGGGTGCAAATATTAAGGTTGAAGGAAGAGTTGCAGTAATTCAAGGTGTTAAAAAGTTAATGGGAGCATCTGTTGCGGCCACAGATTTAAGAGCAGGTGCAGCCCTTATAATAGCCGCTTTAATAGCGGAGGGAGAAACTGAAATAGAAAATATACACTATGTAGATAGGGGCTACGAGGGTATTATCGATAAATTGACAACTTTAGGGGCTGTAGCAAGGAGAGTAAAGTAA
- a CDS encoding MBL fold metallo-hydrolase codes for MDIYFCSLASGSKGNCHYISDGESFLLVDAGLNGKKVDNKLCELGVDPRKLSGIIISHEHRDHVSGAGVLSRKYDIPIYANRGTWEGMMPIISKVDKNNIKIFKTDRTFKIGNFIIHPYSISHDANDPVGFSIENQGVKISITTDLGCINQVILEKVKGSNLVVLESNHDVDMLKVGKYPYFLKRRILSDEGHLSNEAAGDAILQLIKQNVNSFLLAHLSKENNFPELALQTVRNIMEENDIRVGKDVFIDIIDGEKGSTLYTFATGL; via the coding sequence ATGGATATATATTTTTGTAGTTTAGCTAGTGGTAGCAAAGGAAATTGCCATTATATATCTGATGGCGAGAGCTTTTTGCTTGTTGATGCTGGATTAAATGGTAAAAAAGTAGACAATAAGCTTTGTGAACTAGGGGTAGATCCTAGAAAGCTGTCAGGAATTATAATTAGTCATGAGCACAGAGATCATGTAAGTGGCGCAGGTGTTCTGTCTAGAAAATATGATATTCCTATATATGCAAATAGGGGTACATGGGAAGGCATGATGCCTATAATTTCAAAAGTAGATAAAAATAATATAAAAATTTTTAAAACGGATAGAACTTTCAAAATAGGGAATTTTATTATTCATCCCTATAGTATCTCTCATGATGCAAATGACCCTGTAGGATTTTCTATCGAAAACCAAGGGGTAAAAATTAGTATTACTACTGACTTAGGTTGTATAAATCAGGTAATACTAGAAAAAGTAAAGGGGTCTAATTTAGTAGTTTTGGAATCTAATCATGATGTGGACATGTTAAAAGTTGGGAAATATCCATACTTTTTAAAAAGAAGAATACTCTCAGACGAAGGACATCTCTCTAATGAAGCTGCTGGAGATGCAATACTTCAACTAATTAAACAGAATGTTAATTCTTTTTTGCTTGCTCATTTAAGTAAGGAGAATAATTTTCCAGAGCTGGCTTTACAAACTGTGAGGAATATAATGGAGGAGAATGATATTAGAGTAGGTAAGGATGTATTTATAGATATAATAGATGGAGAGAAAGGGAGCACACTATATACATTTGCGACTGGGTTATAG
- the htrA gene encoding serine protease HtrA has translation MENNFNSHEHNVSNNSEENSYYVSNRYYHGQKKESKIKIITIALVSALVGSLLSLSTVYFFLPEILQQRGVFSGSNLQSIVIEPRHDVTIYTAVAQKAMPSVVGITTITTQTDRFFGTRRTPSLGTGVIVDERGYILTNSHVVGDGNADEVSVLFYDGSRHNAEVLWFDKTLDLAVIKVDGSGFISAELGDSDGLEVGEIAIAIGNPLGLNFERTLTQGVISGLNRSIATQTHTIDNLIQTDASINPGNSGGPLLNHKGQVIGINTAKIGGGEGLGFAIPINTAKPIVDQFIEKGEFTRVYLGIRGVNVSEFEAMTGSKLQAETGIYIFEIMENSIAEKHDLRAGDVIVGINSNKTNTMGDLIRELYKYRPGDEIKVNVLRNGRSETITVKFN, from the coding sequence ATGGAAAATAATTTTAATAGCCATGAACATAATGTTAGTAATAATAGTGAGGAAAATTCTTATTATGTAAGTAATAGGTATTATCATGGTCAAAAGAAGGAATCAAAAATTAAAATCATTACTATAGCTTTAGTTAGCGCTTTAGTAGGAAGCTTACTTTCCCTATCAACAGTATACTTTTTTCTACCAGAAATTCTTCAACAAAGAGGAGTGTTTTCTGGAAGCAATTTACAATCAATAGTTATAGAACCCCGTCATGATGTAACTATTTATACAGCTGTTGCACAAAAGGCTATGCCATCAGTTGTTGGTATAACAACAATAACTACTCAGACTGATAGGTTCTTTGGTACTAGACGTACTCCTTCTTTAGGGACAGGAGTTATAGTGGATGAACGTGGATATATTTTAACTAACTCTCATGTTGTTGGAGATGGGAATGCAGATGAGGTCTCAGTTCTTTTCTATGATGGGAGTAGACATAATGCAGAGGTTCTTTGGTTTGATAAGACATTAGATTTAGCAGTTATAAAAGTTGATGGATCTGGTTTTATATCTGCAGAGCTTGGAGATAGCGATGGCTTGGAAGTTGGCGAAATAGCTATTGCAATTGGAAATCCACTAGGGCTTAATTTTGAAAGAACATTAACCCAGGGAGTTATAAGTGGTTTAAATAGAAGTATTGCTACTCAGACACACACTATAGACAATTTGATTCAAACAGATGCTTCGATTAATCCAGGGAATAGCGGAGGTCCATTGCTTAATCATAAGGGACAAGTGATTGGAATAAACACTGCCAAAATTGGTGGGGGTGAAGGTTTGGGATTCGCTATACCTATAAACACTGCAAAACCAATTGTAGATCAATTTATTGAAAAAGGTGAATTCACAAGAGTATATCTTGGTATTCGCGGAGTAAATGTTAGTGAATTTGAAGCAATGACAGGTTCTAAGCTTCAAGCAGAAACTGGTATATATATATTTGAAATAATGGAAAATTCAATAGCTGAGAAACATGATCTTAGAGCTGGAGATGTTATTGTTGGGATTAATAGTAATAAAACTAATACAATGGGTGATTTGATTAGAGAGCTATATAAATATCGTCCTGGTGATGAAATCAAAGTTAATGTATTGAGGAATGGAAGAAGTGAAACTATTACTGTTAAATTTAACTAA
- a CDS encoding CxxH/CxxC protein, giving the protein MYVTCNKHLEEGIEDFVEVYEQPPDLYELEKVKFTEWVAPKTCDYCDRVPKYLVV; this is encoded by the coding sequence ATGTACGTTACATGCAATAAGCATTTAGAGGAAGGCATAGAAGACTTTGTTGAAGTGTATGAACAACCACCAGATCTTTACGAATTAGAGAAAGTAAAGTTTACTGAATGGGTTGCTCCTAAAACCTGTGATTATTGCGACCGGGTACCCAAATATTTAGTAGTGTAG
- the rlmH gene encoding 23S rRNA (pseudouridine(1915)-N(3))-methyltransferase RlmH, with protein MNITIITVGKIKEKHIKLGIDEYTKRLSRYCKINLIEVSDEKAPENLSANEMVLIKNKEGESIQKHIKDGMYVVALAIQGKMLSSEGLAIKIQDLGLTGNSHIAFVIGGSLGLSDDILNKADFKLSFSPMTFPHQLMKLILLEQIYRGFRIIKGEPYHK; from the coding sequence TTGAATATAACAATTATTACTGTAGGTAAAATAAAGGAAAAGCATATTAAATTAGGTATAGATGAATATACAAAAAGGTTATCAAGATATTGTAAAATAAATCTTATAGAGGTAAGTGATGAAAAAGCACCAGAGAATTTAAGTGCCAATGAGATGGTTTTAATAAAAAATAAAGAGGGAGAAAGTATACAAAAACATATAAAAGACGGAATGTACGTAGTTGCATTAGCTATACAAGGAAAAATGCTTTCCTCGGAGGGATTAGCAATTAAAATTCAAGACTTAGGGTTAACTGGAAATAGTCATATTGCCTTTGTAATAGGTGGTTCATTAGGACTGTCAGACGATATATTAAATAAGGCTGATTTTAAGCTATCCTTTTCGCCCATGACCTTCCCACATCAGCTAATGAAACTTATTTTATTAGAGCAAATATACAGAGGGTTTAGGATAATAAAAGGTGAACCGTATCATAAGTAG
- a CDS encoding IS1634 family transposase, producing MKSKYERDVALDGYYALVTSELEMPDEEIIERYRGLWKIEESFKVLKSDLEGRPVYVRREDRIEGHFLICFVALLISRILENKLKNKYSIKRIQESLRNATCRFITNGIYSLNKQDEIYRDIEKLFGVSLNYRNIRIEQIRSYRKEIVHNIKK from the coding sequence TTGAAGTCTAAGTACGAAAGAGATGTGGCCTTAGATGGGTATTATGCTCTTGTTACCAGTGAGCTTGAAATGCCTGATGAAGAAATAATTGAAAGGTATAGAGGTCTTTGGAAGATAGAAGAATCTTTTAAAGTTTTAAAGTCAGATTTAGAAGGTCGTCCTGTCTATGTTCGAAGAGAGGATAGAATAGAAGGACATTTTCTTATTTGTTTCGTAGCATTATTAATTTCGAGAATTTTAGAGAATAAACTCAAAAACAAATACTCTATTAAACGAATACAAGAGTCTCTTAGAAATGCGACGTGTAGATTTATTACCAATGGAATCTACTCACTTAATAAACAAGATGAAATTTATAGAGATATCGAAAAATTATTTGGTGTTTCTCTAAATTACAGAAATATAAGAATCGAGCAAATTCGTTCTTATAGGAAAGAAATAGTTCACAACATAAAAAAATAA
- a CDS encoding recombinase family protein, with the protein MDFGYCRCSTNETKQDIDRQRRELRKLGIKNENIYWEYVSGSKDHKVEWNRLLSVVECGSTIACTEVSRLTRSTKQLCEIIETARAKQIKLIIGTFVVDCTSELDPMTQGMLLMWGVFSEMEKSIISQRVRSGMANAASKGIVVGRPTTTIENLPNSFLRHYPKYTNKEINVTELARLCDVSRQTIYKYISIYKSKEENKDAVMP; encoded by the coding sequence ATGGATTTTGGCTATTGTAGATGTAGTACAAATGAAACTAAGCAAGACATCGACAGACAAAGGAGAGAGCTAAGGAAGCTAGGCATCAAAAACGAGAATATTTATTGGGAATATGTGTCAGGGAGTAAAGACCATAAAGTCGAATGGAATAGGCTACTAAGCGTGGTAGAGTGCGGAAGTACCATAGCTTGCACAGAGGTCAGCAGGCTAACTAGGTCGACTAAACAGCTGTGTGAAATCATAGAAACTGCGAGAGCTAAGCAGATAAAGCTCATTATAGGAACTTTTGTAGTAGACTGTACTTCTGAACTAGACCCTATGACACAGGGGATGCTGCTTATGTGGGGGGTATTTTCAGAAATGGAAAAGTCCATCATTAGTCAAAGAGTTCGGAGTGGAATGGCAAATGCCGCAAGTAAAGGAATTGTTGTAGGCCGCCCCACAACTACTATTGAGAACCTTCCTAACAGCTTTCTAAGGCATTATCCTAAGTATACAAATAAAGAGATTAATGTTACAGAACTGGCTCGTCTGTGTGATGTGAGTCGTCAAACCATATATAAATATATTAGCATTTACAAGTCAAAGGAGGAGAATAAAGATGCAGTTATGCCGTGA
- a CDS encoding helix-turn-helix domain-containing protein has translation MEVSYNKLWKLLIDKNLKRTDLRKIAGVSTNVIAKLGRNDSVSMETLTKICTALHCDISDIVGLVNDKETEDKVEYEQNN, from the coding sequence ATGGAAGTAAGTTACAATAAGCTATGGAAGTTGTTAATTGATAAGAATTTAAAGCGCACTGACTTACGCAAGATAGCTGGAGTTAGCACAAATGTAATCGCTAAGTTAGGACGGAATGACTCTGTTTCAATGGAAACTCTGACAAAAATCTGTACGGCTCTACATTGTGACATCTCAGATATTGTTGGATTGGTTAATGATAAAGAAACGGAGGACAAGGTTGAATATGAGCAGAACAATTAA
- the dcm gene encoding DNA (cytosine-5-)-methyltransferase, which yields MSRTIKFIDLFAGIGGIRKGLELACADLGISAECVFTSEIKPYAVEVLKQNHPDEVMHGDITQVPANEIPDFDFLCAGFPCQAFSAAGKRLGFEDTRGTLFFDVARIIKEKKPFGFILENVEGLVNHDRENPKDKVGRTLTIILEQLEDLGYMVAWNVLNAKQFGVPQERKRIYIVGTKKEKPDIMTFPHKKSHLRDILETGLPTSNSEFVQLVLRHYPIEELYGKSIKDKRGGENNIHSWDIEYKGPISPAQRELMNKILTERRKKKWAEEYGIDWMDGMPLTLDHIRTFYNDENLEDMLTDLVEKGYLKLEHPKKKVGNIRVQDTTLPKGYNIVAGKMSYEISKILDPDGIAPTLVAMDVQHLFVPDGNGLRTLSLREGLRLFGYPDDFKFDTTIEDGFDLLGNTVVVPVIKEVALRVLKIYCGGNN from the coding sequence ATGAGCAGAACAATTAAGTTTATAGATTTATTTGCTGGTATAGGTGGGATTCGTAAAGGCCTTGAACTGGCTTGTGCTGACTTAGGTATATCAGCTGAATGTGTTTTTACCTCTGAAATAAAACCATACGCTGTTGAGGTGCTGAAGCAGAACCACCCAGATGAAGTAATGCACGGTGATATTACACAAGTGCCTGCTAATGAAATTCCTGATTTTGATTTTTTATGTGCGGGATTTCCGTGTCAAGCGTTCTCAGCTGCTGGTAAACGCTTAGGATTTGAGGATACAAGGGGTACCCTATTCTTTGATGTAGCTCGTATTATCAAAGAGAAGAAACCTTTTGGTTTCATATTAGAAAATGTCGAAGGGTTAGTTAATCACGATAGAGAGAACCCAAAAGATAAGGTAGGCCGAACCTTAACGATTATTTTGGAACAGTTAGAAGATTTAGGATATATGGTAGCATGGAATGTTCTAAATGCTAAGCAGTTCGGTGTACCACAGGAGAGGAAGCGTATTTATATAGTAGGTACAAAGAAAGAAAAGCCTGACATAATGACATTTCCTCATAAAAAGAGTCATCTGAGAGATATATTAGAAACGGGATTACCCACCTCTAATAGTGAATTTGTTCAGCTTGTTTTGCGTCACTATCCTATAGAAGAACTCTATGGAAAGTCAATAAAAGATAAGCGTGGCGGTGAAAACAATATACATAGTTGGGATATTGAGTATAAAGGGCCTATTAGCCCAGCTCAGCGAGAATTGATGAATAAGATATTAACTGAACGCCGTAAAAAGAAATGGGCCGAGGAATATGGTATAGACTGGATGGACGGTATGCCACTGACCCTAGACCATATACGCACATTTTATAATGATGAAAATTTAGAAGATATGCTTACAGACCTTGTTGAGAAGGGTTATTTGAAGCTTGAACACCCTAAGAAGAAGGTTGGAAATATAAGAGTACAAGATACTACATTACCTAAGGGGTATAATATAGTCGCTGGTAAAATGTCTTATGAGATTAGTAAGATACTTGACCCTGATGGCATAGCACCAACACTTGTTGCAATGGATGTTCAGCATTTATTTGTACCTGATGGTAACGGCTTAAGAACTTTATCATTGCGTGAAGGATTACGACTTTTTGGCTATCCTGATGACTTTAAATTTGATACTACTATTGAGGACGGGTTTGACCTATTAGGAAATACAGT